ACACATGCAGAGAGTTGCTACAAAGTGAGATCTGCAatagaaatttggaaaaaacccCTTAAATTTAGCCTACATTTGACTAAAACCATGAGAGAAGTTTGTCTACCCAGTCAAATAGAACAGTTTCAACTTTAGTCCTTTATGACATTACTGAGACAGCATTTCAGCCTTCAGCTATGAGTAAGTATTTGCTTGAATTAAGAAAATCTAGGGGAGAAAAAGTTTGGTAGACCATGATCACTGTCTCAGAAGTTATCCTTATTTTAGTTAAATTGTTCTACTGAAGTCTGAGGGATTCTTGAATAGGAGGAGGAACTTTTGGGTTTAACTCTAACTTTGCATATGTTTAAAAAGCCCCTTAGGATACCAATTTCTCAAGTAAACTtctctttcagaatttttttgttctgaaaatggaATAGAACAGTTTTGTAAACTTTAacataataaaaaacccctaagtTTTTAATATACAATAAttgattaatttcatttaatagcTTCCTTTACTGTAAAGCAACTTTAGGAAAGTATACTTGACAGTATGGCTACTGTGATTAACTCATCTTCTTATATCTTTCAGTTGagatttctgaaaatatacaCTGTCCAAGAAAGATTCATAGTCTCAACCTGTAAACtaccacagctcagctgaagtCAATGTAGGCATTATAATTCATTCAGACTGAGTAGCTAATCCATCGATTCCTTCATGTGCAGTGTCAGTGATAATGGTCTGTCTCCAAGCTGAGAGATGAGAGAGGCCTGGGTCCACGTACTCTGAAAACCACAATATGTTGCCTTTCCCAGTAGAGAAATGTTCATTCTCATTTAATGGAAGATTCAGTCTAATGGAATAACGGCTGTGCAGTATGTTGGAAGAATAAAGTAGTGGCTTTTGGAAGAAACCATtttgggaggggcaggaggtaagagggaagaggaagagtaaCTGTCAACACTATTAGCAATGGACACAGAAACTTCTGagattctcttttccttctgtaagTTGAAATCTTGTCACAACTCTGCCCCCAAGGAACTTTAACCTTGGCAAACATACAGAACTTTTAAATCCACAGAGCAGTTGTAGTCTCCAGacaagggggaggggggggaaaaagctcAGAAGTGCACTTCGTATATCCTGCCTCAGAAAGGGTTAAAGTGCTAAGTTTGATATATCAAAAAATTAAGCATCTCTTAGTCCtttatctttttaaatgaaactttatCTTTGGTTTCTTGTATCTTCTCTGTAATTTTATCCTTTGTttcctccatcttctctgtaattTTATCCTTCGTTTCCTCCATCCTATCTTGCAGATATTCCTTTACTGGTGGTGGTGTGGACATGTAGCCATTCTTACGTAGATATTTAACAGTGATGGATGTTCCTCCCAAAGTCACAGTGTATCTGGCAGGAGTTGCAATCTTAAAAGAAACCAGAGAATACACCACATTAATAAAACAGGACAATATTATCTAGCAAAAGATATTTTCAATATTGAGAATTTATTTTGGCCAGTGTCAGATACTAAAAAGATCATCCATTTATAAGGAAATAAGCCAATTTACAGTGCAACCCCCAGAAATGCATATCTTTTACTTAAAGTATCCTTttgacaaaaccagcacaggcattacacttccatttaaaaaaacaacctcccCATGCAGCTTGTGGGATGAGTATTAAGCATCTCAGAATGCAATTCAGATCAGACAGTATGTGAACATTGAGCCATATAAGCAAAGAGGAAATACAAGATATACTTTAAATTCTAAAATTCACAAGAGTATAGACATCTTTTGGTCTAAAACTAGGACCTGCACATAAAAAACTAGAGCTAAAAGAGACCTTAAGAGGTCAGCTATTCCAAGACACTACAAACCAGGTTTGTTATTCAAGACAGACTAACCTGTTCTTTCAGAACTTCAAAGATGAAGCCTGCACAGTCTTCCCTTTTCAACCTATTGTAGTGCTTCCACATCTTGAAAGTTTCTTCCAACACTACCAGATCTCCCAGCTATAATAAAAATCTTTATACTTAACCACATTTATTTATTGGTCTTTTAGGCACAggaattgtcctggtttaaccaggatagggttaagtttccccagcagtgggggggagctctagccgggttattcagataccatgctgacgtcacatcctggcaggtcacattttcctggcgcagagcgcggtgcactcgtggttttgtacatcgtgcttcccactgctgtatttggtagctattttgctctgttaattgctatcactattactgttatggttgttgttggttgtgttgctattgcattgttgtattaaacctttccttatttcagtcttggggctttgtatttcactccctttgtgggggaggggcagtggcctcgtggtctcagaccccggcaggggctaaaccaccacaggaaTAATTGGCAAGAGTAGCACTTTcacattttgtttggaaaaataaccCCTTTAAATAACAGATAAGAAGCACATCacatttggaaacaaaacagGTAAGTGGCATTCAAAGTGAATACAGTACTTACACGGACTGTGTGCGTATAAAGCAGTAAAAAGAGACCCACACCTGAATGTAAGTAACCGACTCAAATGGACAATGAAAGTACTTGACAGTGATGGAGGCTAAGATAGAAGACAAATTAGTGAATCCTGTAGGATAAAAATAACTGTACTTTTATCTGGAAATCATGAGGTGTTTAGACTTTACCTCTTTATCCCTGTTAATTatgtcagggatacagaggaatAACTTAATTGTAATTAAATCTCTGAGGGCAGACAACAGTTCTGCAGCAAAGAAGTTGTTTTAGAAATACAGATAGACTCCTTAAAGGAACACAGAGCCCATATCAACTCACATATGACTATTTTTACTACAAAAATGAATGCTCAAGTATGTGCAACtatcaaagagagaaaacagcattAATTCTTTGTGCTATAAACAAATAAACCCTGTTTAGTTCACCAGGCAAGATCTAGACCTTATTTACAAACTATAATTATACTTACTTTATACAATGCATATGCAGTTAGTGCATTTCCACTCTGGGAATTTTTTAGGATGTTTACTATGCTGTCTGGTAAGCCGATCAACTCTAGGAATGGAACAACATTCACTCctctgtaaaagagaaaaaaattgacaaCCTGAATTGGAATTTGAAACCTGAACAGTGATTTACAGTatcatttctgttctttattatACAAACTTTGTAATTTGATAGCAAAGTAGTTTTTCATCTAAGCAAAGTACTCACAGGATTTATATTTCTGTACATATAGGCAAATTAATGTCCTCTTCAGCATTCCAAGAGGTGACCCATTTATATTATCTCTGTTGGGCTGAGTAGCTACTAACTTACCTGTGTCCCAGTTTATTATGTTTGGAGGCAAGTAGATAGAATGCTGGTAAGACAGCTACTCAGGGTCTGGTTGTGCAGGTTCAACTTCATGTTCTCGTTTCCCTAAAcaactactttttaaaatctcagacTAATCTGCAGCATGCCTGGAAGCACAGAATCCATACTTCTGTGTCCTCCATTCACTTTAAATATATCAAACAAACAGAAtgtggcaaaagaaaaggaagcaacATGTTATATGGACAAGACTTCAGGGGGTTTGTGCCCAGTTGTTCCACCTTATCAATATAAAGTGCCAAGATGGGTAGAGGGAGCTCCTATCACAGTTTCTTTCTATTTGAAAACCAGGGAAGCTAACATcagcaccaaggaaaaaaaaaaaagacagcccATTTTTACATTACAGTAGAACActacatgcagttatagaagacCTAACTTTCCAATATTTAGAGATACTGTATTTTTAGTATCATTATCCATTTCTACCTAATATTTTAAGCATTCTTCTGTACATGTGATCACTTTAGTATTGGGAAAAATAACAGGCAGTAATTTACCATGTTACTAGAACCTACAATCTGAAGACCTATCCCCAAAGTAGAAAATGTAGACCTAGTAAGATCTGAAAGACAGCATTAACTGTGTTATTTCATAAACTACCATTTTTAGTCTCATGTCATGAGCAGTCATTCTGAAAGTCATTTTTCCACTTCAAGGGGGTGCTGCTCCTGTGGCATGACAAACTGAAGCTTTGTTATAATTAGTCTCTagttaaatatttcagttgttttcatCTGACAAATACCTATTTTAGCAGCTAACTTAAGTGTTTCAAGAAAAGTAATCTTCACTCAATCTGCAATGTCTGGAGGTAAGCATCAACCTGAATTCatccaaagtaaaatatttttataactcAAGACCTTTATTCCTCTGACATGAGCTAAATTTAGAATGACATTTGGATCTATAGCTCCTAGAAAGGGCAATTATGCCAGCTGGTTAGAGTAACTAAAACAAACACTGGTGCGGTAAGGCATTCTGATGTCAAAGCCCCATTCTTGCCGCCACGAACTGTCATTGTTTCATGCTATTACTAAATATACAACACTAGCAATCCAGAGATAAACATTTACTCATATTTAGCAAACCATTTGCAGATAGATAAAACCTCTTTCATCTGAACTAGTAGCTCCTAGCTGATATAGTAgctttttttctaataaatgccATTATCTGGCACATGCTATAGCTGAAAGAAACTAAAATCAGAATacttaatttaacttttttttagccACACAGATATTTAATTTCCAATTAAAAGGTCTGGCCTACAGTAGCAATTTGTTCAGTGGAAGGCAGGAaagacaataaacaaaaaaaaggaaaagatacaCATGGCTTGTGAGGAGCTCAGAGAGGTAAACGGCATCACAGTCCAGTGATGAGGGAGGATTGGGGATGAAGCGGGGGAAGTGGTGAAATATCCCTCAAGTCCACTGGCAAAAATCAACAGGTCTATAAAGATCTCACCTAGCAATTCATTATCAGGATTGCAAATCCCTATCTCTACCTTGTGAGAGGTTACTCATAATTTCAATGTTTACATCCATGCATATTTTGGGGAGATGAGCATTCCTTCAAATGTTAGCAACATATCTGGTACACAGCAATAAGTGTGTGATAATGGTATGTACATGACACTTTCATGAACCCTATATAATTTTGATATTAATCTTATGCTTCAGATAAAAATGTAGCCTCATTTCCCTATTACATAGAGGCACTTTTTAACATGTAATAATTTTTATGTCCTTTCACCTGTGAAAGTCACCCTCAATTCAACAACAGTATCGGGCACTGCAACAAAATATCAACTTACTTCATGGCTGCATAGTAAAAGGATCCAAACCATACAGTGGAAGTCAGAAGATGCACTGGAATCATGACTTTTCCATACTGTTTAAAAGTTTTCTTGAATCTCTGAACAAGACTAATTGATTTGTCTTGTAACGGATCAGGATCTGAAGAATCTGACTCTACAGGGCTCTGCTTGGGTGTATCAGTGGCTGAAGTCAAAGGATTTCTCTCTTCTGGTACTTTGTGAGGAGTGTCTGCTGGCTGTGATGAAAAAGCACTTTTCTTTGAGGCGAAGTGCGCTGCACCTGCATGAAGACATCGTTTAGGAGGGTCCACTGCCAAAATCACTTTGCATTCAACATTAGACAATGCTGATTGTCCTTTTAAGCACTGAAAGATACTAGTTCGAGGAAAACCCAAACATGTCCCATGTGCCAGTTGAGATGCAGTATGTAATAGACTCCGCTGCATTTTGATGAAGTGTGGCTGACGTTTCTATAGAGAGGAAACAAGAAAAGAGTGAACAAATTGCATTTCAATAATCTGATTTCTGTTTGCTCCAATGCCACTTGAAATTCTCaaaatttaaattgctttctaTTTTTCTACTTTAAATGGTTTTCCTTATCTTGCTTTGCAGAAATTGTTACCTTCTAGAATTAAGCAAATAATTTTAGATATCACTTCTTTAGCATTCTGAACTAAAATGGACTCTTTACTTAACCCACTCTGTTCCTCACAGCTAAAATGCTCATTCTATTctctaaaaacattttaaaatgtttaggcCTATCTACTGCCTTTATCTGCATAATCTGGCACAGTTATTGAAGAGTTACCCTTGAAATGTCACTTCCAGTAGCAACTGACAGTTTGGGTGATACTTTGAGCCTACATAAATGTAGCATGAACTTACTGAAgtgcaattaaaattaatttttggtgTCAATACATTCTTAGTGTTGGTATAATCTTTCATGTACTATTTTGAACTAAAAGTTCATATAGTAAAAAACCCAATGATAATAATTATTAATCAATAATCAATAACCTTAATAGTAACAAACTTAGAACTAACAGCCTGCCAGTATACATCTGCTAGGAAGGGGATGGTACTGTTGAATGTCATGTattaacagcagcaaaactgaacTGCCATTTACGAAATATCACAAtgcaaagaatattttaaaactcttgATAACCCAGTTAACTTTATGATTTTTAATACTTAACAGTTACTCCTGAAAGTTCAAAAGAACCATGGAGAGATTCCCCacaaaagaagagaggaattTTGTTTGGCATGTATAGTCATCAAGAAgtcatttttttctgccaaaaaatgCACGCTTTGAACTAGTGAATTAAATACTAACAGCCTTCCTTTATACAATGACTGCAAGTTACAGAACTAATTCCCTTCCCTCCAAGAAGTGCCACTAATTGAGTTTATGTAAAAAATGCCAGTTAAGTCAGTTATATTACAACTTTCGAATTTTTCTGATgcctttacttttttaattatcATAATGAGTCTTGATCCAAACTAGAAATCATTCAAGTTTAATTGAAACTTGACTGTCACCCTCATGCCTGCTTCCCCTTCACCTATAGCCTTAGATATATTTCAATCAGGTGTTTTGATAAGTAAATTTGTCTAGGCTGCTGAAAATGATCAATACTTCATAACACaagcagaaggtttttttttaaaaaaagcagccgTACATACCCTTTATTACTTTCCAGATATGCAACAAGAAAAGTATGATTATAGGGTTTGGATCTTCAAAAAATTGCAACTCTTCCACTAGCTTGGCACCTTTCAAATATATGTCTTAAACATATTGATGACTCTgctaaagtagaaaaaaaaaaaagagaagcatttaGAGAAACAACAACCACAGCAAACTAATATTAGCAAGATTTTTGGTCAGCCTGAAACATTGCTTTCTGAAGAAGCTACTGGTGTAAATACCCCTTTAGATACTGGCACACTAATGGGAGACTTTCTGTGTAACTTAGAAGTTCCTCAGCTGTGAATTACTGTTTGCTTCCAAGACAGAAAAGTTTCATAACCCAAATGTATCTGTCGGAACATTGCTGCCTGTATGTTTTCTAAGTATTTTTACGTCATTGTTGTGCTTGAATTAATTGCAATTACTAGAATTACAATGTTTGATGTGGGGAAAAGATTGGAGGAATGGTTTCAAACTCCCTGAGATCCTCTACCTTGCATGTGAAGCACAGACACCCGCTTTCGCTGAACTCATACTAACGGGAGGTATTGCATCAACAAGGGAAAAGGGGACTCTTGTCTCTATGTAAGCAAGTAGTTACTCACTCCTGTTGAGTTATGAACTCAGTGGGAGCCAAGAAGTGCTGCTGCTTACAAGAGCAGTAAATCAGCTATGGGTACTGCCTCTCAACAAGTCAGTCCTCTGTAAGAATTCACCGGACAAAGCAACTGCTTGTAGTATCTCTGGTTTTATGAGAAGCAGAGATTCTTGCTGACTTCTTGGATCCAAATGCAATTGCTTCTCAAAACAAAAAGTAGCGAAAACACTCAGCAAAACTGAGTGTT
The DNA window shown above is from Strix aluco isolate bStrAlu1 chromosome 1, bStrAlu1.hap1, whole genome shotgun sequence and carries:
- the FAM210A gene encoding protein FAM210A isoform X1, translated to MQRSLLHTASQLAHGTCLGFPRTSIFQCLKGQSALSNVECKVILAVDPPKRCLHAGAAHFASKKSAFSSQPADTPHKVPEERNPLTSATDTPKQSPVESDSSDPDPLQDKSISLVQRFKKTFKQYGKVMIPVHLLTSTVWFGSFYYAAMKGVNVVPFLELIGLPDSIVNILKNSQSGNALTAYALYKLGDLVVLEETFKMWKHYNRLKREDCAGFIFEVLKEQIATPARYTVTLGGTSITVKYLRKNGYMSTPPPVKEYLQDRMEETKDKITEKMEETKDKITEKIQETKDKVSFKKIKD
- the FAM210A gene encoding protein FAM210A isoform X2, with translation MQRSLLHTASQLAHGTCLGFPRTSIFQCLKGQSALSNVECKVILAVDPPKRCLHAGAAHFASKKSAFSSQPADTPHKVPEERNPLTSATDTPKQSPVESDSSDPDPLQDKSISLVQRFKKTFKQYGKVMIPVHLLTSTVWFGSFYYAAMKGVNVVPFLELIGLPDSIVNILKNSQSGNALTAYALYKIATPARYTVTLGGTSITVKYLRKNGYMSTPPPVKEYLQDRMEETKDKITEKMEETKDKITEKIQETKDKVSFKKIKD